The following coding sequences lie in one Micromonospora sp. R77 genomic window:
- a CDS encoding ribonuclease J translates to MTEAHFEGEAPPPLPEGGLRIIPLGGLGAIGRNMTVFEYGGKLLIVDCGVLFPDVEQPGVDLILPDFAPILDRLADVQAIVLTHGHEDHIGAVPYLLAHKPDIPLVGSQFTLALVEAKLAERRIQPYTLTVREGGRERLGPFECEFFAVNHSIPDALAVAIRTPAGLVLHTGDFKMDQLPLDGRITDLAGFARLGAEGVDLLLSDSTNAEIPGFVTPEREIGPVLDSIFAKAKGRIIVASFASHVHRVQQVFDSAVEHGRKVALIGRSMVRNMGIARDLGLLNIPAGLVIGIEEATTLPPEQIVLMSTGSQGEPMSALGRMASGDHRHITIAPGDTVVLASSLVPGNETSVYRVINRLARAGAVVVHKDVAKVHVSGHAPAGELLYLLNVTRPSNLMPVHGEWRHLRAHARLGIESGVAPDRVVLCEDGDVVDLVEGRASLVGHVKSRYVYVDGLAVGDVSESLLTERRILGDGGFIATTVVVDSVTGKVVAGPTLSAKGFSEDPEAFNPVIPLVTEALNRAAADGITDPHQLQQIVRRTVGRWVNDAYRRRPMIVPTVVEV, encoded by the coding sequence GTGACCGAGGCGCACTTCGAGGGTGAAGCCCCCCCGCCGCTGCCGGAGGGTGGCCTGCGGATCATCCCGCTCGGCGGACTCGGTGCCATCGGCCGGAACATGACCGTCTTCGAGTACGGCGGCAAGCTGCTGATCGTCGACTGCGGGGTGCTCTTCCCCGACGTGGAACAGCCGGGCGTGGACCTGATCCTGCCCGACTTCGCCCCGATCCTGGACCGGCTGGCCGACGTGCAGGCGATCGTGCTGACCCACGGTCACGAGGACCACATCGGCGCGGTGCCGTACCTGCTCGCCCACAAGCCGGACATCCCGCTGGTCGGCTCCCAGTTCACCCTGGCCCTGGTCGAGGCGAAGCTGGCCGAGCGGCGGATCCAGCCGTACACGTTGACCGTGCGGGAGGGCGGCCGGGAGCGGCTCGGTCCGTTCGAGTGCGAGTTCTTCGCGGTCAACCACTCCATCCCGGACGCCCTCGCGGTGGCCATCCGCACGCCGGCCGGGCTGGTCCTGCACACCGGCGACTTCAAGATGGACCAGCTCCCGCTGGACGGCCGGATCACCGACCTGGCCGGCTTCGCCCGGCTCGGCGCCGAGGGCGTCGACCTGCTGCTGTCGGACTCCACGAACGCGGAGATCCCCGGCTTCGTCACCCCGGAGCGGGAGATCGGGCCGGTCCTCGACTCGATCTTCGCGAAGGCCAAGGGGCGGATCATCGTCGCCTCGTTCGCCTCGCACGTGCACCGGGTGCAGCAGGTCTTCGACTCGGCGGTCGAGCACGGCCGCAAGGTCGCGCTGATCGGCCGCTCGATGGTCCGCAACATGGGCATCGCCCGCGACCTGGGCCTGCTCAACATCCCGGCCGGTCTGGTCATCGGGATCGAGGAGGCGACCACCCTTCCGCCCGAGCAGATCGTGCTGATGTCCACCGGCTCCCAGGGCGAGCCGATGAGCGCCCTGGGCCGGATGGCCAGCGGCGACCACCGGCACATCACCATCGCCCCCGGCGACACGGTGGTGCTGGCCTCCTCGCTGGTGCCCGGCAACGAGACCTCGGTCTACCGGGTGATCAACCGGCTGGCCCGGGCCGGCGCGGTGGTGGTGCACAAGGACGTCGCGAAGGTGCACGTCTCCGGCCACGCCCCCGCCGGTGAGCTGCTCTATCTGCTCAACGTCACCCGGCCGAGCAACCTGATGCCGGTGCACGGCGAGTGGCGGCACCTGCGGGCGCACGCCCGGCTCGGCATCGAGTCCGGGGTCGCCCCGGACCGGGTGGTGCTCTGCGAGGACGGCGACGTCGTCGACCTGGTCGAGGGCCGCGCCAGCCTGGTCGGCCACGTCAAGAGCCGGTACGTCTACGTCGACGGTCTCGCCGTCGGCGACGTCAGCGAGTCGCTGCTCACCGAGCGGCGGATCCTCGGCGACGGCGGCTTCATCGCCACCACCGTGGTGGTCGACTCGGTCACCGGCAAGGTGGTCGCCGGTCCGACCCTCTCGGCGAAGGGCTTCTCCGAGGACCCGGAGGCGTTCAACCCGGTGATCCCGCTGGTCACCGAGGCGCTGAACCGGGCCGCCGCGGACGGTATCACCGACCCGCACCAGCTCCAGCAGATCGTCCGGCGCACCGTCGGGCGCTGGGTGAACGACGCGTACCGGCGGCGGCCGATGATCGTCCCGACGGTGGTCGAGGTCTGA
- a CDS encoding putative Ig domain-containing protein: MSSSSRLRTWAAPAVAGALVLSVLSPPASASATPAAAAAKPASAAAKPAAQTTSASSRPTARTAKPAAPAAPKQPRAGHRGTLAVVTWQAPADHGSAITGYVVTPYRGKKAAKPVSFDAEATTQTLRLASASGSWTFTVAARNAVGTGPASPRSAPARLLALPAAPTIIAVSATSTTALLSWTPGSDGGSPVTNWVITPYVGGVRQASQTVGPATTAEITGLISGTTYRFTVAARTAAGTGPESPLSFAVTANVSPTLAFATPPAGAVGVAYSVGLDATRGVPPFVWSIASGTLPPGITLNPNTGALSGLPTTAGVYPFVVRVVDAAAQQGSRLVTLEIRQAPRLENAAPPLAEVGAIYSDQLTVIGGTAPFSWSIAAGTLPPGLTLDPATGLLSGRPTAAGAYPFTVRVTDAFGLTDTQQFRLIVQAASVVTLTVDSALTNFGTPSSFHVRIGPGVAEGNVTAIDVLPNGTDRPLGTFPVTFNAADFQIILPAYGLNRFRVQFDASNTNAVANSNTVTVDIRAVPGQVIIGQFAQSGTAGDKDQFVGLRSNLAIDVPIAGFRIEAPGGFSLTIPASARPLPARRGYLVAGSDYSLVNILPDLVVDDLGPPGGGFRLVAPDVPGTVTDAAGSAPGFYEGTPLPGFNNPPHVAHAWGRIRENGQLVDTGNTRNDFRLVSVLLGPTEGVPSALGSPSPRNTLGVYQQNDIAQSTRLDPNVSSAAAPNRVVSGNTIILRFTVTNRSSTTPLTQARLQITALSQLNGAPKPNGPTPSPHGNLHVVNPPTTTSPVTLSNGDVVTVNNLRMDAPATDPPGGGLFTTLTVPLDLGGLGPGVSVRLALWLHIDTPGPFWVGWDVDALGPQAPALAVAMSANGKGHRLKKVKPAKLPPSYVVSGTVR, from the coding sequence ATGTCCTCATCGTCCCGCCTGCGCACCTGGGCGGCACCTGCCGTCGCCGGCGCGCTCGTCCTGTCGGTGCTGTCACCGCCCGCATCCGCCTCGGCGACGCCGGCCGCCGCCGCGGCGAAGCCGGCATCCGCCGCGGCGAAACCGGCCGCCCAGACCACCTCCGCGTCGTCGCGGCCCACCGCACGGACGGCCAAGCCCGCCGCGCCGGCCGCGCCGAAGCAGCCGCGCGCCGGCCACCGCGGCACCCTGGCCGTCGTCACCTGGCAGGCACCGGCCGACCACGGCAGCGCCATCACCGGCTACGTGGTGACCCCGTACCGGGGCAAGAAGGCGGCCAAGCCGGTGTCGTTCGACGCCGAGGCCACCACGCAGACCCTGCGGCTGGCCTCCGCCAGCGGGTCGTGGACGTTCACCGTGGCCGCCCGGAACGCCGTCGGCACCGGCCCGGCCAGCCCGAGGTCCGCGCCCGCCCGACTGCTCGCGCTGCCGGCCGCGCCGACCATCATCGCGGTCAGCGCGACCAGCACCACCGCGCTGCTGAGCTGGACCCCCGGCTCCGACGGCGGCTCGCCGGTGACCAACTGGGTGATCACCCCGTACGTCGGGGGAGTGCGGCAGGCGAGTCAGACGGTCGGACCCGCCACCACGGCGGAGATCACCGGTCTGATCTCCGGCACCACCTACCGGTTCACCGTGGCCGCCCGGACCGCGGCCGGCACCGGACCCGAGTCACCGCTGTCGTTCGCGGTGACCGCGAACGTGTCGCCGACCCTGGCGTTCGCCACCCCGCCGGCGGGTGCGGTGGGGGTGGCGTACTCGGTGGGCCTCGACGCCACCCGCGGTGTGCCACCGTTCGTCTGGTCGATCGCCTCCGGGACGCTGCCGCCGGGGATCACGTTGAACCCCAACACCGGCGCCCTGAGCGGGCTGCCCACCACCGCCGGCGTGTACCCGTTCGTGGTGCGGGTGGTGGATGCTGCCGCGCAGCAGGGCAGCCGGCTGGTCACCCTGGAGATCCGCCAGGCGCCCAGGCTGGAGAACGCCGCCCCGCCGCTCGCCGAGGTGGGGGCGATCTATTCCGACCAGCTCACGGTGATCGGCGGCACCGCCCCGTTCAGCTGGTCGATCGCCGCCGGGACACTGCCGCCGGGACTCACGCTCGACCCGGCGACCGGGCTGCTCTCCGGACGTCCCACCGCAGCCGGGGCCTACCCGTTCACGGTGCGGGTCACCGACGCGTTCGGCCTCACCGACACCCAGCAGTTCCGGCTGATCGTCCAGGCGGCCAGCGTGGTCACCCTGACCGTCGACAGCGCCCTGACCAACTTCGGCACGCCGAGCTCCTTCCACGTGCGGATCGGGCCCGGGGTCGCCGAAGGTAACGTCACCGCGATCGACGTGCTGCCCAACGGCACCGACCGGCCGCTCGGCACGTTCCCGGTGACGTTCAACGCCGCCGACTTCCAGATCATCCTGCCGGCGTACGGGCTCAACCGGTTCCGGGTGCAGTTCGACGCGTCCAACACCAACGCGGTGGCCAACTCCAACACGGTCACCGTGGACATCCGGGCCGTCCCCGGCCAGGTCATCATCGGCCAGTTCGCCCAGTCCGGCACCGCGGGCGACAAGGACCAGTTCGTGGGCCTGCGCAGCAACCTGGCGATCGACGTGCCGATCGCCGGCTTCCGAATCGAGGCCCCGGGCGGGTTCAGCCTCACCATCCCGGCCAGCGCCCGCCCGCTGCCGGCCCGGCGGGGCTACCTCGTCGCCGGCTCCGACTATTCGCTGGTCAACATCCTGCCCGACCTGGTGGTGGACGATCTCGGCCCGCCCGGTGGTGGATTCCGCCTGGTGGCACCGGACGTGCCCGGCACCGTGACGGACGCCGCCGGCTCCGCGCCCGGCTTCTACGAAGGCACCCCGTTGCCGGGGTTCAACAACCCACCACACGTCGCGCACGCCTGGGGCCGGATCCGGGAGAACGGCCAACTGGTCGACACCGGCAACACCCGCAACGACTTCCGGCTGGTCAGCGTGCTGCTCGGCCCGACCGAGGGGGTGCCGTCCGCGCTCGGCAGCCCGAGCCCTCGCAACACGCTCGGCGTCTACCAGCAGAACGACATCGCGCAGTCCACCCGGCTTGACCCGAACGTGTCCAGCGCGGCTGCGCCGAACCGGGTGGTGAGTGGCAACACCATCATCCTCCGGTTCACCGTCACCAACCGGTCGTCCACCACCCCGCTGACCCAGGCGCGGCTGCAGATCACCGCGCTGAGCCAGCTCAACGGCGCACCGAAACCCAACGGCCCCACCCCGTCGCCACACGGCAACCTGCACGTGGTCAACCCGCCCACCACGACCAGCCCGGTCACGTTGAGCAACGGGGACGTGGTCACCGTGAACAACCTCCGGATGGACGCGCCGGCCACCGACCCACCCGGTGGTGGCCTGTTCACCACGCTGACCGTCCCGCTCGACCTCGGCGGTCTCGGCCCGGGCGTCTCCGTCCGGCTGGCCCTCTGGCTGCACATCGACACGCCGGGACCGTTCTGGGTCGGCTGGGACGTCGACGCCCTCGGCCCCCAGGCACCCGCGCTCGCAGTGGCGATGTCCGCCAACGGCAAGGGGCACCGGCTGAAGAAGGTCAAGCCGGCGAAGCTGCCGCCGTCCTACGTGGTCAGCGGCACCGTCCGCTGA
- a CDS encoding asparagine synthase-related protein: protein MTDPTVDTRVAAPWPSPYELATGLVTGVEPADRTGPPAPVAASPLAALEAAVLPALRRPPCLVSFSGGLDSSMVLAVAARVAARHGLPAPVPVTWRFTDAPAADESDWQDRVVDELRLRDRWQILPAADDLDLVGPVAQRFLRRYGVCHPLNTHLHLPIVELAAGGSLLTGVGGDQILAGWRPPPPASPYRRLRLRASRLRARLRRAPSGIDLFPWLRPAAARDVLRRHRAERRAEPDRLDRRMAWHLRRRDLRLTVASFDRMGADHAVLVRHPFLDPGFVATLAATAGGRRGVSRRELLAELADGHLPPLLFQRQGKAHFLDVFLRAPTREFVRGWDGGGVDESVVDPAALRAAWARWPIPECTAGLVQHLWLRQHGSTPRDYRHRDVPRPVIRPAARRRPRRRIPPTGRSPRGHPTRGAG, encoded by the coding sequence ATGACCGACCCGACCGTCGACACGCGGGTCGCCGCGCCGTGGCCGTCGCCGTACGAGTTGGCCACCGGCCTGGTGACCGGTGTCGAGCCGGCGGACCGCACCGGGCCGCCGGCTCCGGTCGCCGCGTCCCCACTGGCGGCGCTGGAAGCGGCGGTGCTGCCGGCGCTGCGCCGCCCGCCGTGCCTGGTCAGCTTCTCCGGCGGACTCGACTCGTCGATGGTGCTCGCCGTGGCGGCCCGGGTCGCCGCCCGCCACGGACTGCCCGCTCCGGTGCCGGTGACCTGGCGGTTCACCGACGCGCCGGCGGCCGACGAGTCGGACTGGCAGGACCGCGTCGTCGACGAGCTCCGGTTGCGGGACCGCTGGCAGATCCTGCCCGCGGCCGACGATCTGGACCTGGTGGGACCGGTGGCGCAACGGTTCCTGCGCCGGTACGGCGTGTGCCACCCGCTGAACACGCACCTGCACCTGCCGATCGTCGAACTCGCGGCCGGCGGGTCGCTGCTGACCGGTGTCGGTGGTGACCAGATCCTCGCCGGGTGGCGACCGCCGCCGCCGGCCTCGCCGTACCGTCGACTGCGTCTTCGGGCGTCCCGGCTCCGGGCCCGGCTGCGCCGGGCGCCGTCCGGCATCGACCTGTTCCCCTGGCTCCGGCCGGCGGCGGCGCGGGACGTGCTGCGCCGGCACCGGGCCGAGCGGCGCGCCGAACCGGACCGGCTGGACCGGCGGATGGCCTGGCACCTGCGCCGCCGCGACCTGCGGCTCACCGTGGCCTCGTTCGACCGGATGGGCGCGGATCACGCCGTGCTGGTCCGGCATCCGTTCCTCGACCCGGGGTTCGTGGCGACGCTCGCCGCCACCGCCGGTGGCCGCCGTGGGGTGAGCCGTCGTGAGCTGCTCGCCGAGCTGGCGGACGGCCACCTGCCGCCGCTGCTGTTCCAGCGGCAGGGCAAGGCACACTTCCTGGACGTCTTCCTGCGCGCCCCGACCCGCGAGTTCGTCCGGGGCTGGGACGGCGGCGGCGTCGACGAGTCGGTGGTGGATCCGGCCGCCCTGCGCGCCGCCTGGGCGCGGTGGCCGATCCCGGAGTGCACCGCGGGCCTGGTGCAGCACCTGTGGTTGCGGCAGCACGGGTCGACGCCGCGCGACTACCGCCACCGGGACGTGCCGCGGCCGGTGATCAGGCCGGCTGCCCGGCGGCGGCCTCGGCGGCGGATTCCACCAACCGGCAGGTCGCCTCGAGGGCACCCCACTCGCGGGGCCGGGTGA
- a CDS encoding lasso RiPP family leader peptide-containing protein gives MTTQETRRADEQPTPPRGYQPPRLNRLGTLAELTQGGDLPIGDGTGGTGASI, from the coding sequence ATGACCACGCAGGAAACACGCCGGGCCGACGAGCAGCCGACTCCGCCCCGGGGCTACCAGCCGCCACGGCTGAACCGGCTCGGCACCCTGGCCGAACTGACGCAGGGCGGCGACCTGCCCATCGGTGACGGGACGGGTGGCACCGGCGCGTCCATCTGA
- a CDS encoding S1 family peptidase, translating to MDRRRMTAIGVLVAAAGAAAAVTLPSFAGENAAPRTGSPAARGGVAPELVGALARDLSLTPDQAVARLRTERRAAGTVAKLRTELGEDYGGSWLSADGATLTVAVADPAGAARVTAAGAVPKQVDRGVRELDAVKSRLDSAGRQATPDIAGWYVDVTTNSVVVLAQPGAEPAGRRFAEASGVPAGSVRVKTASEAPRPLFDVRGGDAFFINNAGRCSVGFPVVGGFVTAGHCGRPGDRTTGSNRVAQGTFKASSFPGDDWAVVEVNGDWTPQGVVNDFNGGTVPVNGATEAPVGASVCRSGSTTGTHCGVIQAKNATVNYPEGTVTGLTRTNVCAEPGDSGGAWLSGDQAQGVTSGGSGDCTQGGVTFFQPVTEILQRNNLTLVTANGQSAPSAPPADATAPPATAAPSGEPSAPPAGEACAGQVSRTGQVAAGRAQNQPDGRWFRADAGTQEACLQASDGVRATLELQRFTGAGFHTVAGADTADGMARLTADTPAGVYRYRVVGRAGSGDYTLAFSAR from the coding sequence ATGGATCGCAGACGGATGACAGCCATCGGCGTACTGGTGGCGGCGGCGGGAGCGGCGGCGGCGGTGACCCTGCCGTCGTTCGCGGGGGAGAACGCGGCGCCGCGCACCGGTTCCCCCGCCGCGCGCGGTGGCGTCGCCCCGGAGCTGGTCGGTGCGCTGGCCCGGGACCTGTCGCTGACCCCCGACCAGGCGGTCGCGCGACTGAGGACGGAACGCCGGGCCGCCGGCACGGTCGCGAAGCTCCGCACCGAACTGGGGGAGGACTACGGCGGCAGCTGGCTGAGCGCCGACGGCGCGACGCTGACCGTGGCGGTCGCCGACCCGGCCGGGGCCGCCCGGGTGACCGCCGCCGGCGCGGTGCCGAAGCAGGTGGACCGGGGCGTCCGGGAGCTGGACGCCGTCAAGAGCCGGCTCGACTCCGCCGGCCGGCAGGCCACCCCGGACATCGCCGGCTGGTACGTCGACGTCACCACCAACAGCGTGGTGGTGCTCGCCCAGCCGGGCGCGGAGCCGGCCGGCCGCCGGTTCGCCGAGGCCAGCGGGGTGCCCGCCGGGTCGGTCCGGGTGAAGACCGCCAGCGAGGCGCCCCGCCCGCTCTTCGACGTCCGGGGCGGGGACGCGTTCTTCATCAACAACGCCGGCCGCTGCTCGGTCGGCTTCCCGGTGGTCGGCGGCTTCGTCACCGCCGGGCACTGCGGCCGGCCGGGGGACCGGACCACCGGGTCGAACCGGGTCGCCCAGGGCACCTTCAAAGCCTCGTCCTTCCCGGGCGACGACTGGGCGGTCGTCGAGGTCAACGGCGACTGGACGCCGCAGGGCGTGGTGAACGACTTCAACGGCGGCACGGTGCCGGTGAACGGCGCCACCGAGGCCCCGGTCGGTGCGTCGGTCTGCCGCTCCGGCTCCACCACCGGCACCCACTGCGGGGTCATCCAGGCCAAGAACGCCACGGTGAACTATCCGGAGGGGACGGTCACCGGGCTCACCCGGACGAACGTCTGCGCCGAGCCGGGCGACTCCGGCGGCGCGTGGCTCTCCGGCGACCAGGCGCAGGGCGTCACCTCCGGCGGATCCGGCGACTGCACGCAGGGTGGGGTGACCTTCTTCCAGCCGGTCACCGAGATCCTCCAGCGCAACAACCTGACCCTGGTGACCGCGAACGGCCAGTCGGCCCCCTCCGCGCCGCCCGCGGATGCCACCGCACCGCCCGCCACCGCCGCGCCGAGCGGTGAACCCAGCGCCCCGCCCGCCGGTGAGGCGTGCGCCGGCCAGGTGAGCCGGACCGGTCAGGTCGCCGCCGGGCGGGCGCAGAACCAGCCGGACGGCCGCTGGTTCCGGGCGGACGCCGGCACCCAGGAGGCCTGCCTCCAGGCGTCCGACGGGGTGCGGGCGACGCTGGAGCTCCAGCGCTTCACCGGGGCCGGGTTCCACACCGTGGCCGGCGCCGACACCGCCGACGGGATGGCCCGGCTGACCGCCGACACCCCGGCCGGCGTCTACCGCTACCGGGTGGTCGGCCGGGCCGGCTCCGGTGACTACACGCTGGCGTTCTCCGCCCGCTGA
- a CDS encoding YbjN domain-containing protein produces MASPEIADGPDGPLAGHPQALRPLTHQLIAAVLANRGYAIAVDDDGDLVGRWEDSLIWFYRRGAAGELLQVRVVTGPRFGIEQVPALYAFCNAWNHDRLLPKAYVHEPGDGTLVLAGDVTTDLALGVAPAQLVVLLTATVSTGVAYAEAVAALP; encoded by the coding sequence ATGGCGTCGCCGGAGATCGCGGACGGTCCGGACGGCCCCCTGGCCGGACACCCGCAGGCGTTGCGTCCGCTGACCCACCAGCTGATCGCCGCGGTGCTGGCCAACCGGGGGTACGCGATCGCCGTGGACGACGACGGTGACCTGGTGGGCCGGTGGGAGGACAGCCTCATCTGGTTCTACCGGCGGGGCGCCGCCGGTGAGCTGCTCCAGGTCCGGGTGGTCACCGGGCCGCGCTTCGGCATCGAGCAGGTCCCCGCCCTCTACGCCTTCTGCAACGCCTGGAACCACGACCGGCTGCTGCCCAAGGCGTACGTGCACGAACCGGGGGACGGCACGCTGGTGCTGGCCGGGGACGTCACCACCGACCTGGCGCTCGGGGTGGCCCCGGCCCAGCTCGTGGTGCTGCTCACCGCGACCGTCAGCACCGGCGTCGCGTACGCCGAGGCGGTGGCGGCGCTGCCCTGA
- a CDS encoding DNA translocase FtsK, producing MAGRTSQASRRRGASPRGTTNSRARQPAKKTTRAPARRRPAARPGPAVYVGRAVGAVWMGLAHGVGWAVRGAGRQVASARGLDPEHRRDGGGLLLFGLAILSAVAIWFGGAGPVGARLADTVRLFLGAIAIVVPVLLMIGAWRLMRTPADPEHRGRGLVGWGSMLVATAAMLHIGQDPVDSVQRDYAGGLIGAGLGDLLEAGLTAWVAVPLLILLLVFGLLVVTATPINKIPERLGLLAGTLVAPPEVADDETEIVVVEKPARKRPAKRLPPPLDPDDPDADLDGVDLQDTLVIPRKPPSKVPASRKPVEPPEHSPLPTRAEQLELNGLAGDYTLPPANMLSGGAAPKTRSKANDEVIAALTGVFDQFGVDAAVTGFTRGPTVTRYEVELGPAVKVERITQLSRNIAYAVKSPDVRILSPIPGKSAVGVEIPNTDPENVALGDVLRSRAATSDHHPMVVALGKDIEGGFVVANLAKMPHILIAGATGAGKSSCLNSLLVSILTRATPDEVRLLLIDPKRVEMTGYEGIPHLVTPIVTNAKKAADSLDWVVREMDMRYDDLAANGVRHIDDFNRKVRNGEIKAPPGSEREMRPYPYLLVIVDELADLMMVAPRDVEDSVVRITQLARAAGIHLVLATQRPSVDVVTGLIKANVPSRLAFATSSLADSRVILDQPGAEKLLGRGDGLFLPMGASKPVRIQGAWVTEREIADVVKFCKDQREPEFRPDVLAPAQENKKKIDEDIGDDLDLLVQAVELVVTSQFGSTSMLQRKLRVGFAKAGRLMDLMETRGVVGPSEGSKARDVLVKPDELEEVLVGLRGAED from the coding sequence ATGGCGGGCCGTACCTCTCAGGCGAGCCGGCGGCGCGGCGCGTCGCCGCGCGGCACCACGAACAGTCGTGCCCGCCAACCGGCGAAGAAGACCACCCGGGCCCCGGCCCGGCGGCGACCCGCGGCCCGACCCGGCCCCGCCGTCTACGTCGGACGCGCGGTCGGCGCGGTCTGGATGGGCCTGGCCCACGGCGTCGGCTGGGCGGTACGCGGTGCCGGCCGGCAGGTCGCCTCGGCCCGTGGCCTCGACCCGGAGCACCGCCGCGACGGCGGCGGGCTGCTCCTGTTCGGCCTCGCCATCCTCAGCGCGGTGGCGATCTGGTTCGGCGGCGCCGGCCCGGTCGGCGCCCGGCTGGCCGACACCGTCCGGCTCTTCCTCGGCGCGATCGCGATCGTGGTCCCGGTGCTGCTGATGATCGGCGCCTGGCGGCTGATGCGGACCCCGGCCGATCCCGAGCACCGCGGCCGTGGCCTGGTCGGCTGGGGGTCCATGCTGGTCGCCACCGCGGCGATGCTGCACATCGGACAGGATCCGGTCGACTCGGTCCAGCGCGACTACGCCGGCGGTCTGATCGGCGCGGGCCTCGGCGACCTGCTGGAGGCGGGGTTGACCGCCTGGGTGGCCGTGCCGCTGCTGATCCTGCTGCTGGTCTTCGGCCTGCTGGTGGTGACCGCCACCCCGATCAACAAGATCCCCGAGCGGCTGGGGTTGCTCGCCGGCACGCTGGTCGCGCCGCCTGAGGTCGCCGACGACGAGACCGAGATCGTGGTGGTGGAGAAGCCGGCCCGCAAGCGGCCGGCCAAACGGCTGCCGCCACCGCTGGACCCGGACGACCCGGACGCCGACCTGGACGGCGTCGACCTCCAGGACACCCTGGTCATCCCGCGCAAGCCGCCGTCGAAGGTGCCCGCCAGCCGCAAGCCGGTCGAGCCGCCGGAGCACTCGCCGCTGCCCACCCGGGCCGAGCAGCTCGAACTCAACGGGCTGGCCGGCGACTACACCCTGCCGCCGGCCAACATGCTCAGCGGCGGCGCCGCGCCGAAGACCCGGAGCAAGGCCAACGACGAGGTGATCGCCGCGCTGACCGGGGTCTTCGACCAGTTCGGGGTGGACGCTGCGGTCACCGGCTTCACCCGGGGCCCGACGGTCACCCGCTACGAGGTCGAGCTCGGCCCGGCCGTCAAGGTCGAGCGGATCACCCAGCTCTCCCGCAACATCGCGTACGCGGTGAAGTCGCCGGACGTGCGGATCCTCAGCCCGATCCCGGGCAAGAGCGCGGTCGGCGTGGAGATCCCGAACACCGACCCGGAGAACGTGGCGCTCGGCGACGTGCTGCGCTCCCGGGCGGCCACCAGCGATCACCACCCGATGGTGGTGGCGCTCGGCAAGGACATCGAGGGCGGCTTCGTGGTGGCCAACCTCGCGAAGATGCCGCACATCCTGATCGCCGGCGCGACCGGCGCCGGCAAGTCGTCCTGCCTGAACTCGCTGCTGGTGTCGATCCTCACCCGGGCCACCCCGGACGAGGTGCGGCTGCTGCTGATCGACCCGAAGCGGGTCGAGATGACCGGCTACGAGGGCATCCCGCACCTGGTCACCCCGATCGTGACCAACGCGAAGAAGGCGGCCGACTCGCTGGACTGGGTGGTCCGCGAGATGGACATGCGCTATGACGACCTCGCCGCCAACGGGGTCCGGCACATCGACGACTTCAACCGCAAGGTGCGCAACGGCGAGATCAAGGCCCCGCCGGGCAGCGAGCGGGAGATGCGCCCCTATCCCTATCTGCTGGTGATCGTGGACGAGCTGGCCGACCTGATGATGGTCGCCCCGCGCGACGTGGAGGACTCGGTCGTCCGGATCACCCAGCTCGCCCGGGCCGCCGGCATCCACCTGGTGCTGGCCACCCAGCGGCCGTCGGTCGACGTGGTCACCGGCCTGATCAAGGCGAACGTGCCGTCCCGGCTGGCGTTCGCCACCTCCAGCCTCGCCGACTCGCGGGTCATCCTCGACCAGCCCGGCGCGGAGAAGCTGCTCGGCCGCGGTGACGGGCTCTTCCTGCCGATGGGCGCGTCCAAGCCGGTCCGGATCCAGGGCGCCTGGGTGACCGAGCGCGAGATCGCCGACGTGGTGAAGTTCTGCAAGGACCAGCGCGAGCCGGAGTTCCGCCCGGACGTGCTCGCCCCGGCGCAGGAGAACAAGAAGAAGATCGACGAGGACATCGGCGACGACCTGGACCTGCTGGTGCAGGCGGTGGAGCTGGTGGTCACCTCCCAGTTCGGCTCCACCTCGATGCTCCAGCGCAAGCTGCGGGTCGGCTTCGCCAAGGCCGGCCGGCTGATGGACCTGATGGAGACCCGGGGCGTGGTCGGCCCCTCCGAGGGCTCCAAGGCGCGCGACGTGCTGGTCAAGCCCGACGAGCTGGAAGAGGTGCTGGTCGGGCTGCGCGGCGCCGAGGACTAG
- a CDS encoding multidrug efflux SMR transporter, with product MAWIVLVLSGLLETAWAIALDRSAGFSRPLPSAVFAVSLVLSMAGLAYALRDIPVGTGYAVWVGIGAVGTALVGMLALGESTSLPRIGCLFLVVAGVVGLKVFH from the coding sequence ATGGCCTGGATCGTGCTGGTGCTCTCCGGACTGCTGGAGACGGCGTGGGCGATCGCCCTCGACCGCAGCGCCGGCTTCAGCCGCCCCCTCCCCTCCGCCGTCTTCGCCGTCTCGCTGGTGCTGAGCATGGCCGGCCTGGCGTACGCGCTGCGCGACATCCCGGTCGGCACCGGCTACGCCGTCTGGGTGGGCATCGGCGCGGTGGGCACCGCGCTGGTCGGCATGCTGGCGCTCGGGGAGTCGACCAGCCTGCCCCGGATCGGCTGCCTGTTCCTGGTCGTCGCGGGCGTGGTCGGGCTGAAGGTCTTCCACTGA